Proteins from a genomic interval of Drosophila gunungcola strain Sukarami chromosome X unlocalized genomic scaffold, Dgunungcola_SK_2 000023F, whole genome shotgun sequence:
- the LOC128260376 gene encoding A disintegrin and metalloproteinase with thrombospondin motifs 7 isoform X1 — MDGSRMRMRSRWLGLLLCFWLVVESPGGARATLRGRLYGLHSDELVAGEGQLVVPRRVHPDGGFMTHRLDYAHDRDHRRHRQRRSLDGGQLESEPADLHLQVPLENETLHLELTAHSYFLAPNLVVERHRRDLRTRSPLTPRHLNCHFHGKVRGQSDTNVAISTCSGLVGHIRTASNEYFIEPSKEHEPHPANGHPHVVFQRSSVKPKHAARKRNKRKRGGGGGGGGGGGGGGGGGGSGGSGAEVSNCGTREPRRRMETRLEWQSRGKVKIQGGRQIRRHHRHHKHHHHQQKTRVPHTKFKYETQFQTDQDHPEIPRRRRSISSPRHVETLIVADATMSAFHKDLNGYLLTIMNMVSALYKDPSIGNSIEIVVVRIIQLDEEESQLQLNLTQNAQKNLDRFCSWQYKLNKGSEKDPHHHDVAILITRKNICANNCMTLGLANVGGMCKPKQSCSVNEDNGIMLSHTITHELGHNFGMFHDTAKIGCHPRVGPIVHIMTPTFGADTLQVCWSNCSRKYITHFLDQGLGECLDDPPTPLDEYNYTGELPGMRYNARGQCRLQFNLTTDSEVGACSAPHEFCSTLWCKVNGECVTHMRPTAPGTMCGRNKWCQNGKCVRREELAAVNGGWGDWSEWSECSRSCGGGVSTQQRECDSPVPANGGVFCIGERKRYKICRKRPCPAEEPSFRAQQCARFDNVSYQGATYKWLPFFDKNNPCRLFCSDVDDTIIANWGSTVLDGTPCTLGTNNMCIDGICKKVGCDWLVDSELQDDRCGVCGGAGDQCQPVRDTYADAFAAKDGAYVEIVTIPARARHILVREQANSPHFLAVATAQGDRFYLNGDSLISMPGEFEIAGAESLYDRVDEQETITIPQPIQHPISLYAIVRGNESNAGIFYEFTLPALNVSAGRQFLWRLSNWTSCSASCGGGVQHREPICQENGKGLADTLPCWTHAKNKRPLRQSRGCGEQPCPAHWWPGPWQFCPLTCRPAGSSSAAPPLRRRSVVCLDQHDVVVADADCDLLPKPPETEPCGSSLPDCRTK; from the exons ATGGACGGCAGCAGGATGCGGATGAGGAGTCGCTGGTTGGGTCTGCTGCTCTGCTTTTGGCTGGTGGTGGAATCACCTGGGGGAGCAAGGGCGACGCTTCGTGGGCGACTCTACGGTCTCCACTCCGACGAACTGGTGGCTGGGGAGGGTCAGCTGGTGGTGCCGCGACGGGTCCATCCCGATGGTGGGTTCATGACCCACCGGCTGGACTACGCCCACGATCGGGATCATCGGCGGCATCGCCAGCGTCGCAGTCTGGACGGGGGGCAACTCGAATCGGAGCCGGCGGACTTGCACCTGCAGGTGCCGCTGGAAAACGAGACACTGCATCTGGAGCTGACGGCGCACAGCTACTTCCTGGCCCCCAATCTGGTGGTGGAGCGCCATCGGCGGGATCTGCGCACTCGGTCACCTTTGACCCCGCGCCACCTCAACTGCCACTTTCACGGTAAGGTGCGGGGTCAATCGGACACCAATGTGGCCATCTCCACCTGCTCCGGACTG GTGGGTCACATCCGGACGGCCAGCAATGAGTACTTCATTGAGCCCTCCAAGGAGCACGAGCCGCATCCGGCCAATGGCCATCCGCACGTGGTCTTCCAGCGCTCCTCCGTGAAACCCAAG CATGCAGCGAGGAAGCGGAACAAGCGCAAACGGggcggtggaggaggaggaggaggaggaggaggaggagggggagggggaggaggATCGGGAGGATCCGGAGCGGAGGTCAGCAACTGCGGAACTCGGGAGCCTCGCCGGCGGATGGAAACCAGGCTGGAGTGGCAGTCCAGGGGCAAGGTGAAGATCCAGGGAGGTCGCCAAATAAGGCGCCACCACAGGCACCACAagcaccatcatcatcagcagaaAACCCGTGTGCCGCACACCAAATTCAAGTACGAGACGCAGTTCCAGACGGATCAGGATCATCCGGAGATTCCGCGTAGGCGTCGGTCCATCAGCAGTCCCCGGCATGTGGAAACACTCATCGTGGCCGACGCCACCATGTCGGCATTCCACAAGGACCTCAATGGCTACCTGCTGACCATCATGAACATGGTATCCGCCCTGTACAAGGACCCCAGCATCGGCAACTCCATCGAGATCGTGGTGGTGCGCATCATCCAGCTGGACGAGGAGGAGTCCCAGCTCCAGCTGAATCTCACCCAGAATGCCCAGAAGAACTTGGATCGGTTCTGCAG CTGGCAGTACAAGTTGAACAAGGGCAGCGAAAAGGATCCGCACCACCATGACGTGGCCATCCTCATCACGCGGAAGAACATCTGCGCCAACAACTGCAT GACACTCGGCCTGGCCAACGTGGGTGGCATGTGCAAGCCGAAGCAATCCTGCAGCGTCAACGAGGACAATGGCATCATGCTCTCCCACACGATCACCCACGAATTGGGTCACAA CTTCGGGATGTTCCACGACACTGCCAAGATTGGCTGCCATCCGCGGGTGGGTCCCATTGTCCACATCATGACGCCCACTTTTGGGGCGGACACCCTGCAGGTTTGCTGGTCGAACTGCAGCCGCAAGTACATCACGCACTTCCTGGA CCAAGGATTGGGCGAGTGCCTGGACGATCCGCCGACGCCGCTGGACGAGTACAACTACACGGGCGAGCTGCCGGGGATGCGGTACAATGCGCGGGGCCAGTGCCGGCTGCAGTTCAACCTGACCACCGACAGCGAGGTGGGCGCCTGCTCCGCCCCCCACGAGTTCTGCTCGACGCTGTGGTGCAAGGTCAACGGGGAGTGCGTGACCCACATGCGGCCCACCGCCCCCGGCACAATGTGCGGCCGGAACAAGTGGTGCCAGAACGGCAAGTGCGTGCGccgcgaggagctggcggcgGTCAACGGCGGCTGGGGCGACTGGAGCGAGTGGAGCGAGTGCTCGCGCAGCTGCGGCGGCGGGGTGTCCACCCAGCAGCGCGAGTGCGACAGCCCGGTGCCCGCCAACGGCGGCGTCTTCTGCATCGGCGAGCGCAAGCGGTACAAGATCTGCCGCAAGCGGCCCTGTCCGGCAGAGGAGCCCAGCTTCCGGGCGCAGCAGTGCGCCCGCTTCGACAACGTCAGCTACCAGGGGGCCACCTACAAGTGGCTGCCCTTCTTCGACAAGA ACAATCCCTGCCGGCTGTTCTGCAGCGATGTGGACGACACGATAATCGCAAACTGGGGCTCCACGGTGCTGGACGGAACGCCGTGCACGCTGGGCACGAACAACATGTGCATCGACGGCATCTGCAAG AAAGTTGGTTGCGATTGGCTCGTCGACTCGGAGCTGCAGGACGATCGGTGCGGTGTCTGCGGCGGTGCTGGCGATCAGTGCCAGCCGGTGAGGGACACCTACGCGGACGCGTTTGCGGCCAAGGATGGCGCCTACGTGGAGATCGTCACCATTCCGGCCCGGGCCCGGCACATCCTCGTCCGGGAGCAGGCCAACTCGCCGCACTTCCTTGCCGTGGCCACGGCCCAGGGCGACCGCTTCTACCTGAACGGGGACAGCCTCATCTCGATGCCCGGCGAGTTCGAGATCGCCGGCGCCGAGAGCCTCTACGATCGCGTCGACGAGCAGGAGACCATCACAATACCTCAGCCCATCCAGCATCCCATATCGCTATAT GCGATTGTGCGCGGCAATGAGAGCAACGCTGGCATTTTCTACGAGTTCACGCTGCCCGCGCTGAATGTGAGTGCCGGCAGGCAGTTCCTGTGGCGGCTGAGCAACTGGACCTCGTGCTCCGCCAGCTGTGGCGGCGGGGTCCAGCACCGGGAGCCCATATGCCAGGAGAACGGCAAGG GACTGGCTGATACGCTGCCCTGCTGGACGCATGCCAAGAATAAGAGACCGCTGCGGCAGTCGCGCGGATGTGGCGAACAGCCGTGTCCTGCCCACTGGTGGCCAGGTCCCTGGCAGTT
- the LOC128260376 gene encoding A disintegrin and metalloproteinase with thrombospondin motifs 7 isoform X2: MDGSRMRMRSRWLGLLLCFWLVVESPGGARATLRGRLYGLHSDELVAGEGQLVVPRRVHPDGGFMTHRLDYAHDRDHRRHRQRRSLDGGQLESEPADLHLQVPLENETLHLELTAHSYFLAPNLVVERHRRDLRTRSPLTPRHLNCHFHGKVRGQSDTNVAISTCSGLVGHIRTASNEYFIEPSKEHEPHPANGHPHVVFQRSSVKPKHAARKRNKRKRGGGGGGGGGGGGGGGGGGSGGSGAEVSNCGTREPRRRMETRLEWQSRGKVKIQGGRQIRRHHRHHKHHHHQQKTRVPHTKFKYETQFQTDQDHPEIPRRRRSISSPRHVETLIVADATMSAFHKDLNGYLLTIMNMVSALYKDPSIGNSIEIVVVRIIQLDEEESQLQLNLTQNAQKNLDRFCSWQYKLNKGSEKDPHHHDVAILITRKNICANNCMTLGLANVGGMCKPKQSCSVNEDNGIMLSHTITHELGHNFGMFHDTAKIGCHPRVGPIVHIMTPTFGADTLQVCWSNCSRKYITHFLDQGLGECLDDPPTPLDEYNYTGELPGMRYNARGQCRLQFNLTTDSEVGACSAPHEFCSTLWCKVNGECVTHMRPTAPGTMCGRNKWCQNGKCVRREELAAVNGGWGDWSEWSECSRSCGGGVSTQQRECDSPVPANGGVFCIGERKRYKICRKRPCPAEEPSFRAQQCARFDNVSYQGATYKWLPFFDKNNPCRLFCSDVDDTIIANWGSTVLDGTPCTLGTNNMCIDGICKLVAIGSSTRSCRTIGAVSAAVLAISASR, from the exons ATGGACGGCAGCAGGATGCGGATGAGGAGTCGCTGGTTGGGTCTGCTGCTCTGCTTTTGGCTGGTGGTGGAATCACCTGGGGGAGCAAGGGCGACGCTTCGTGGGCGACTCTACGGTCTCCACTCCGACGAACTGGTGGCTGGGGAGGGTCAGCTGGTGGTGCCGCGACGGGTCCATCCCGATGGTGGGTTCATGACCCACCGGCTGGACTACGCCCACGATCGGGATCATCGGCGGCATCGCCAGCGTCGCAGTCTGGACGGGGGGCAACTCGAATCGGAGCCGGCGGACTTGCACCTGCAGGTGCCGCTGGAAAACGAGACACTGCATCTGGAGCTGACGGCGCACAGCTACTTCCTGGCCCCCAATCTGGTGGTGGAGCGCCATCGGCGGGATCTGCGCACTCGGTCACCTTTGACCCCGCGCCACCTCAACTGCCACTTTCACGGTAAGGTGCGGGGTCAATCGGACACCAATGTGGCCATCTCCACCTGCTCCGGACTG GTGGGTCACATCCGGACGGCCAGCAATGAGTACTTCATTGAGCCCTCCAAGGAGCACGAGCCGCATCCGGCCAATGGCCATCCGCACGTGGTCTTCCAGCGCTCCTCCGTGAAACCCAAG CATGCAGCGAGGAAGCGGAACAAGCGCAAACGGggcggtggaggaggaggaggaggaggaggaggaggagggggagggggaggaggATCGGGAGGATCCGGAGCGGAGGTCAGCAACTGCGGAACTCGGGAGCCTCGCCGGCGGATGGAAACCAGGCTGGAGTGGCAGTCCAGGGGCAAGGTGAAGATCCAGGGAGGTCGCCAAATAAGGCGCCACCACAGGCACCACAagcaccatcatcatcagcagaaAACCCGTGTGCCGCACACCAAATTCAAGTACGAGACGCAGTTCCAGACGGATCAGGATCATCCGGAGATTCCGCGTAGGCGTCGGTCCATCAGCAGTCCCCGGCATGTGGAAACACTCATCGTGGCCGACGCCACCATGTCGGCATTCCACAAGGACCTCAATGGCTACCTGCTGACCATCATGAACATGGTATCCGCCCTGTACAAGGACCCCAGCATCGGCAACTCCATCGAGATCGTGGTGGTGCGCATCATCCAGCTGGACGAGGAGGAGTCCCAGCTCCAGCTGAATCTCACCCAGAATGCCCAGAAGAACTTGGATCGGTTCTGCAG CTGGCAGTACAAGTTGAACAAGGGCAGCGAAAAGGATCCGCACCACCATGACGTGGCCATCCTCATCACGCGGAAGAACATCTGCGCCAACAACTGCAT GACACTCGGCCTGGCCAACGTGGGTGGCATGTGCAAGCCGAAGCAATCCTGCAGCGTCAACGAGGACAATGGCATCATGCTCTCCCACACGATCACCCACGAATTGGGTCACAA CTTCGGGATGTTCCACGACACTGCCAAGATTGGCTGCCATCCGCGGGTGGGTCCCATTGTCCACATCATGACGCCCACTTTTGGGGCGGACACCCTGCAGGTTTGCTGGTCGAACTGCAGCCGCAAGTACATCACGCACTTCCTGGA CCAAGGATTGGGCGAGTGCCTGGACGATCCGCCGACGCCGCTGGACGAGTACAACTACACGGGCGAGCTGCCGGGGATGCGGTACAATGCGCGGGGCCAGTGCCGGCTGCAGTTCAACCTGACCACCGACAGCGAGGTGGGCGCCTGCTCCGCCCCCCACGAGTTCTGCTCGACGCTGTGGTGCAAGGTCAACGGGGAGTGCGTGACCCACATGCGGCCCACCGCCCCCGGCACAATGTGCGGCCGGAACAAGTGGTGCCAGAACGGCAAGTGCGTGCGccgcgaggagctggcggcgGTCAACGGCGGCTGGGGCGACTGGAGCGAGTGGAGCGAGTGCTCGCGCAGCTGCGGCGGCGGGGTGTCCACCCAGCAGCGCGAGTGCGACAGCCCGGTGCCCGCCAACGGCGGCGTCTTCTGCATCGGCGAGCGCAAGCGGTACAAGATCTGCCGCAAGCGGCCCTGTCCGGCAGAGGAGCCCAGCTTCCGGGCGCAGCAGTGCGCCCGCTTCGACAACGTCAGCTACCAGGGGGCCACCTACAAGTGGCTGCCCTTCTTCGACAAGA ACAATCCCTGCCGGCTGTTCTGCAGCGATGTGGACGACACGATAATCGCAAACTGGGGCTCCACGGTGCTGGACGGAACGCCGTGCACGCTGGGCACGAACAACATGTGCATCGACGGCATCTGCAAG TTGGTTGCGATTGGCTCGTCGACTCGGAGCTGCAGGACGATCGGTGCGGTGTCTGCGGCGGTGCTGGCGATCAGTGCCAGCCGGTGA